Proteins from a single region of Haloterrigena alkaliphila:
- a CDS encoding alpha/beta fold hydrolase: MEMNHIRRGDGEPLLLVHGLGGSWRTWTPVLDGLAAEREVTAVDLPGHGETPPLSGEVSVDTLADAVASFLTANDLEGVDVVGNSMGGRLVLELARRGDVGATVALDPGGFWTGWERYFFYATLAPSIRLVRGLRPVMDRLVDSAAGRTLLLAQLSARPWDLPADVAREEMRTFADSPSFDELLRRLAFGPGQPGTESTPGPVVIGWGRKDRVTLPRQAKRAANRFPNARVYWFEDSGHYPHWDAPEEATRVILAATARETFDGS; encoded by the coding sequence ATGGAGATGAATCACATCCGGCGTGGCGACGGCGAGCCGCTGCTCCTCGTTCACGGCCTGGGCGGAAGCTGGCGGACGTGGACGCCGGTGCTCGACGGGCTGGCCGCCGAGCGCGAGGTGACCGCCGTGGATCTCCCCGGTCACGGCGAGACGCCGCCGCTGTCCGGCGAGGTTTCCGTCGACACTCTTGCCGATGCGGTCGCCTCGTTTCTGACTGCGAACGATCTCGAAGGGGTCGACGTCGTCGGGAACTCGATGGGCGGGCGACTCGTCCTCGAACTCGCGCGTCGGGGCGACGTCGGCGCGACCGTCGCGCTCGATCCCGGCGGGTTCTGGACGGGCTGGGAACGGTACTTCTTCTACGCGACGCTCGCCCCGTCGATCCGCCTCGTTCGCGGGCTTCGGCCCGTGATGGATCGACTCGTGGACAGCGCCGCGGGCCGGACCCTGCTCCTGGCGCAACTCTCGGCGCGCCCCTGGGACCTGCCCGCCGACGTCGCCCGCGAAGAGATGCGGACCTTCGCCGACTCGCCGTCGTTCGACGAACTGTTGCGGCGGTTGGCGTTCGGTCCCGGCCAGCCCGGGACGGAGTCGACGCCGGGCCCGGTCGTGATCGGCTGGGGCCGCAAGGATCGGGTCACCCTCCCCCGACAGGCGAAGCGCGCTGCGAACCGATTCCCCAACGCGCGAGTCTACTGGTTCGAGGACAGCGGACACTATCCGCACTGGGACGCCCCCGAGGAGGCCACGCGGGTGATCCTCGCCGCCACGGCTCGCGAGACGTTCGACGGGTCGTGA
- a CDS encoding phosphoribosylaminoimidazolesuccinocarboxamide synthase — protein sequence MTSVKEFRIDDEATDEELGDGAFVFTDAYSVFDWGQMPDRIPDKGASLCTMGAFNFELLESEGVPTHYRGVVENGDVVSLEDASRPPWEMAIDLTQVPDLPNEGREYDYDRYHAEAGENYLVPLEIVFRNRVPVGSSLRDRTEPADHGLDLDAWPDEAVDLEDPIVEFTTKYEESDRQLDRAEADEIAGAAAIDDLESVASEVNRIVTEQAESAGLVHEDGKIECCYCQGEIRVADVVGTFDENRFSYEGTQLSKEVLRQYHKRTQPEWVQAVEAAKAEAKREDVADWKSLCDAEPEPLEERVVETARDLYCAGANAYTGMELFDAPPLSSAIGAVRRL from the coding sequence GTGACGAGCGTCAAAGAGTTCCGGATCGATGACGAAGCGACCGACGAGGAACTCGGCGACGGCGCGTTCGTCTTCACCGACGCCTACTCCGTCTTCGACTGGGGCCAGATGCCCGACCGCATCCCCGACAAGGGCGCCAGCCTCTGTACGATGGGCGCGTTCAACTTCGAACTGCTCGAGTCCGAAGGCGTTCCGACCCACTACCGCGGTGTCGTCGAGAACGGCGACGTCGTCTCGCTCGAGGACGCCTCGCGCCCGCCCTGGGAGATGGCCATCGACCTCACGCAGGTGCCCGACCTCCCCAACGAAGGCCGGGAGTACGATTACGACAGGTACCACGCCGAGGCCGGCGAGAACTACCTCGTGCCCCTCGAGATCGTCTTCCGGAACCGCGTTCCCGTCGGCTCGAGCCTCCGCGATCGGACCGAGCCCGCCGACCACGGCCTGGATCTCGACGCGTGGCCCGACGAGGCCGTCGACCTCGAGGACCCGATCGTCGAGTTCACGACGAAGTACGAGGAGAGCGACCGGCAGCTCGACCGCGCGGAGGCCGACGAGATCGCCGGCGCGGCCGCGATAGACGACCTCGAGTCGGTTGCCAGCGAGGTCAACCGGATCGTCACCGAGCAAGCCGAGTCCGCCGGGCTGGTCCACGAGGACGGCAAGATCGAGTGTTGCTACTGTCAGGGAGAGATCCGCGTCGCCGACGTCGTCGGTACCTTCGACGAGAACCGTTTCAGCTACGAGGGCACCCAGCTCTCCAAGGAGGTCCTCCGGCAGTATCACAAGCGGACCCAGCCCGAGTGGGTGCAGGCCGTCGAGGCGGCCAAGGCCGAGGCGAAACGCGAGGACGTCGCCGACTGGAAGTCCCTGTGCGACGCGGAGCCCGAGCCCCTCGAGGAGCGCGTCGTCGAGACGGCCCGCGACCTCTACTGCGCCGGTGCTAACGCCTACACCGGGATGGAACTGTTCGACGCGCCGCCCCTCTCGAGCGCCATCGGCGCGGTCCGCCGGCTGTAA
- a CDS encoding IS1595 family transposase produces the protein MIPLDVFGSESVAADLLAQVRWRNGVTCPRCRSDLAVKNGSYGHFQRYLCKNCDRTFNDKTGTIFAHSKVALRKWLFSIYAFLRFNTSLRQLQLEIDVQYKTIYQRVERFTKALDAPSLDLVGPVEIDEVYVSAGLKGRERDQESRSRGLSTRGRGSYDQDKPPVFTIVDRGTGDRYVIPAKSADESTIRLLLANREKEPLTVYTDGFRAYDPLAEDDAFDREYVVHGDGEYADENVHVNTCESHGSLLRPWLSPHRGISKDKLTQYLRAFQLRRKLLRKPGREALKHAVKATL, from the coding sequence ATGATTCCGCTAGATGTGTTTGGGTCGGAATCGGTCGCAGCGGACCTGTTGGCGCAGGTTCGCTGGCGTAACGGTGTTACTTGCCCTCGCTGCCGTTCTGACCTGGCGGTCAAGAACGGCAGCTATGGGCACTTTCAGCGCTATCTCTGTAAGAATTGCGACCGCACGTTCAACGATAAGACCGGCACAATCTTCGCCCACTCGAAAGTCGCACTCAGAAAGTGGCTGTTCTCGATTTATGCGTTTCTTCGGTTTAACACGAGTCTTCGCCAACTTCAGCTAGAGATCGACGTCCAGTACAAAACGATCTACCAGCGCGTCGAGCGCTTTACGAAGGCGCTCGACGCGCCTTCGCTCGACCTCGTTGGTCCGGTCGAAATCGACGAAGTCTACGTTTCTGCAGGGCTAAAAGGCCGCGAGCGCGACCAAGAGTCGCGCTCGCGTGGCCTGTCCACACGTGGACGAGGATCGTACGATCAGGACAAACCGCCGGTGTTCACGATCGTCGATCGTGGCACCGGCGATCGATACGTGATCCCAGCGAAATCAGCCGATGAATCGACGATTCGGCTCCTTCTCGCAAACCGCGAGAAGGAGCCACTGACCGTCTACACTGACGGATTTCGCGCCTACGATCCACTTGCCGAGGACGACGCATTCGACCGCGAATACGTCGTCCACGGCGACGGCGAATACGCTGACGAAAACGTACACGTCAACACCTGCGAGAGCCACGGATCGCTGCTGCGACCGTGGCTCTCGCCTCATCGAGGCATCTCAAAAGATAAGCTTACACAGTATCTCCGAGCGTTTCAACTTCGACGCAAGCTACTGCGGAAACCAGGGAGAGAAGCCCTCAAACATGCTGTCAAAGCTACGCTGTGA
- a CDS encoding DUF7576 family protein, translated as MADSTDEDSPDCRQCGDSVASSSDYRVVTTVEDGEAVYHHFCSDDCLESWEA; from the coding sequence ATGGCTGATTCGACGGACGAGGACTCACCGGACTGCCGACAGTGTGGCGACTCCGTTGCATCGTCTTCCGACTACCGCGTCGTCACCACCGTCGAGGACGGTGAAGCGGTCTACCACCACTTCTGTAGCGACGACTGCCTCGAGAGCTGGGAGGCGTAG
- a CDS encoding formyltetrahydrofolate deformylase: MTTDVTEITVIGDDDTGLIARVTSLLFERGINIEDLDQAVRDGVFRMYLAVDTSEMVCTKETLREDLHELGDDLGLDVQVRFPADRESQQIAVLVTKESHCLEAMFEAWANDELGADIGVVIGNHDDLQPLAEHYDVPFHDIGDEGGQQNEEKLLDLLAEYDVDLIVLARYMRILSPNVVFRYEDRIINVHPSLLPAFPGAEAYRQAVEEGVRVAGVTAHYVTTDLDQGPIITQRAFDVPDDANLPEMKRRGQPLEADALLEAVKLHLNGDVSVHRGRTSVRENGTDYQLGLPEEVDEFTPDRPVDGIGDVVANEQ; encoded by the coding sequence ATGACGACCGACGTAACCGAGATCACCGTGATCGGAGACGACGACACCGGACTCATTGCCCGGGTGACGAGCCTCCTGTTCGAGCGCGGAATCAACATCGAGGACCTCGATCAGGCGGTTCGCGACGGCGTCTTCCGGATGTACCTCGCCGTCGATACCTCGGAGATGGTCTGTACCAAGGAGACCCTCCGCGAGGACCTCCACGAGCTCGGCGACGACCTCGGCCTCGACGTCCAGGTCCGGTTCCCCGCCGACCGCGAGAGCCAGCAGATCGCCGTCCTCGTCACGAAGGAGAGCCACTGCCTCGAGGCGATGTTCGAGGCGTGGGCCAACGACGAACTCGGCGCCGACATCGGCGTCGTCATCGGGAATCACGACGACCTGCAACCCCTCGCGGAACACTACGACGTCCCCTTCCACGACATCGGCGACGAGGGCGGCCAGCAAAACGAGGAGAAACTGCTCGACCTCCTCGCCGAGTACGACGTCGACCTGATCGTCCTCGCGCGGTACATGCGCATCCTCAGCCCGAACGTCGTCTTCCGCTACGAGGACCGCATCATCAACGTCCACCCCTCGCTGCTGCCCGCCTTCCCCGGCGCGGAGGCCTACCGGCAGGCCGTCGAGGAGGGCGTCCGCGTCGCGGGCGTCACCGCCCACTACGTGACGACCGACCTCGATCAGGGACCCATCATCACCCAGCGCGCGTTCGACGTCCCCGACGATGCCAACCTCCCGGAGATGAAACGCCGCGGCCAGCCCCTCGAGGCCGACGCCCTGCTCGAGGCGGTCAAACTCCACCTCAACGGGGACGTCTCCGTCCACCGCGGCCGGACGTCGGTCCGGGAGAACGGCACCGACTATCAGCTCGGCCTCCCCGAAGAGGTCGACGAGTTCACCCCGGACCGACCGGTCGACGGCATCGGCGACGTCGTCGCGAACGAACAGTAG
- a CDS encoding MFS transporter yields the protein MSRSPNLLQARLLESDVYYGWFVVVGCFALSLMTAGTMFSFSVFLSPVLEAFDQSYANTSLVFSIQSFVTFSGAAVLGFAIDRYGLQRLLVLAAALICVGLLGASQSPSFYWVLATYSVVAAAGMGITFVVAYTTPPRWFERRRSLATGVAVSGWGVGILAMPPFVEVLIGALGWQGTYLALAAMFFVALVIAVALLADRPRAVGADTTGEFEVAPTANGGEPRSMREQVDTALSTVKTPLFGVVFAAMLLMFVPANAILVYLVDFADAAGVTRRIGVIALSIVGGMNVVAKFTAGWAADVIGTDRMMAVCVVLMCVPMLLLVAAPTPASVLVLSGIIGFGYGGTAALMSPLLANLFGTADLSTLFGVTAIGFAVAGTLVPYGVGLGIDQFGGYAVPFVGAAVVGLLSAGLFLAVRVARTDV from the coding sequence ATGTCACGTTCTCCCAACCTACTGCAGGCCCGACTCCTCGAGTCCGACGTCTACTACGGGTGGTTCGTCGTCGTGGGGTGTTTCGCCCTCTCATTGATGACGGCCGGGACGATGTTCTCCTTTAGCGTCTTCCTCAGCCCGGTTCTCGAGGCGTTCGACCAGAGTTACGCGAACACCTCGTTGGTGTTCAGCATTCAGTCGTTCGTCACGTTCAGCGGGGCCGCCGTGCTCGGGTTCGCGATCGATCGGTACGGGCTGCAGCGACTGCTGGTCCTCGCCGCGGCGCTGATCTGTGTCGGACTGCTCGGCGCGAGTCAGTCCCCGTCGTTCTACTGGGTCCTCGCCACATACAGCGTCGTCGCCGCCGCGGGAATGGGGATCACGTTCGTCGTGGCGTACACGACGCCGCCGCGCTGGTTCGAGCGGCGTCGGAGCCTGGCGACCGGCGTCGCCGTGTCGGGATGGGGCGTCGGAATCCTCGCGATGCCGCCGTTCGTCGAGGTACTCATCGGCGCGCTCGGCTGGCAGGGAACCTACCTCGCCCTCGCGGCCATGTTTTTCGTCGCGCTCGTCATCGCTGTCGCCCTGCTCGCGGATCGACCGCGAGCGGTCGGCGCCGACACGACCGGCGAGTTCGAGGTGGCCCCGACGGCCAACGGCGGCGAACCCCGTTCGATGCGCGAACAGGTCGACACGGCGCTGTCGACGGTGAAGACGCCGCTGTTCGGCGTCGTGTTCGCCGCCATGTTGTTGATGTTCGTTCCGGCGAACGCCATCCTGGTCTACCTCGTCGATTTCGCCGACGCCGCCGGCGTGACCCGCCGGATCGGCGTCATCGCGCTCAGCATCGTCGGCGGCATGAACGTCGTCGCCAAGTTCACCGCCGGCTGGGCCGCCGACGTCATCGGGACGGATCGAATGATGGCCGTCTGCGTCGTCCTGATGTGCGTGCCGATGCTCCTGCTCGTCGCCGCTCCGACGCCGGCGTCCGTACTCGTACTCTCCGGTATCATCGGCTTCGGGTACGGCGGTACCGCGGCGCTCATGTCGCCGCTCCTCGCGAACCTCTTCGGAACGGCGGATCTCAGCACGCTCTTCGGCGTGACGGCCATCGGATTCGCCGTCGCCGGAACCCTCGTCCCGTACGGCGTCGGTCTGGGCATCGATCAGTTCGGCGGCTACGCGGTACCGTTCGTCGGCGCTGCCGTCGTCGGGCTGCTCTCCGCCGGGCTCTTCCTCGCGGTTAGAGTCGCCCGAACGGACGTCTGA
- the purS gene encoding phosphoribosylformylglycinamidine synthase subunit PurS encodes MTAYTATVTVRLKRGVLDPEAETTQQALERLGFDLEELRAADRFEVDLEAESADAASERASEMAERLLANPTIHDYDVEVDER; translated from the coding sequence ATGACCGCCTACACCGCGACGGTGACCGTCCGACTCAAACGCGGCGTTCTCGACCCCGAGGCCGAGACGACCCAGCAGGCCCTCGAGCGACTCGGCTTCGACCTCGAGGAGCTGCGCGCGGCGGATCGCTTCGAGGTCGACCTCGAGGCCGAGTCGGCCGACGCCGCGAGCGAGCGCGCGAGCGAGATGGCAGAACGGCTCCTGGCGAACCCGACCATCCACGACTACGACGTGGAGGTCGACGAGCGGTAG
- the purQ gene encoding phosphoribosylformylglycinamidine synthase I yields the protein MTVSIIRFGGSNCDRDAERALEHLGIDAEIVWHEDGLPTDTSGIVLPGGFSYGDYLRAGAMAARSPIVAEVREAAADGVPVLGVCNGAQIGCESGLTEGAFTTNESARFQCEHVSLRVERDDTPWTIRYDEGEVIEVPIAHGEGRYEIDDDRLATLEDEGRILFRYCDENGETGPDVNPNGSKHNVAGVLGERETVAVLMPHPERATLPDVGSTDGQGVLRGFEEADSGT from the coding sequence GTGACGGTTTCGATCATCAGATTCGGCGGTTCGAACTGCGACCGCGACGCCGAGCGGGCGCTCGAGCACCTCGGAATCGACGCCGAAATCGTCTGGCACGAGGACGGCCTCCCGACCGACACGTCGGGGATCGTCCTGCCGGGCGGGTTCTCCTACGGCGACTACCTGCGTGCGGGCGCGATGGCCGCGCGGTCGCCGATCGTGGCCGAGGTCCGCGAGGCCGCGGCCGACGGCGTGCCCGTCCTCGGCGTCTGTAACGGCGCCCAGATCGGCTGCGAGTCCGGTCTCACCGAAGGCGCGTTCACGACCAACGAGAGCGCGCGCTTCCAGTGCGAGCACGTCTCCCTGCGCGTCGAGCGCGACGACACGCCGTGGACGATCCGCTACGACGAGGGCGAGGTCATCGAGGTCCCCATCGCCCACGGCGAGGGTCGCTACGAGATCGACGACGACCGACTCGCGACGCTCGAGGACGAGGGCCGAATCCTCTTCCGGTACTGCGACGAGAACGGCGAGACCGGCCCCGACGTCAACCCCAACGGCTCGAAGCACAACGTGGCGGGGGTCCTCGGCGAGCGCGAGACCGTCGCGGTGTTGATGCCCCATCCCGAGCGCGCGACGCTGCCCGACGTCGGATCGACCGACGGGCAGGGAGTCCTCCGCGGGTTCGAAGAGGCCGATTCTGGGACGTAG
- a CDS encoding PAS domain S-box protein, whose amino-acid sequence MESDTRVVYVCPDAADGTGRKLREHSDRVTTVGTVADCLEALSSADCVVTTDGLSDADPVECCRRIRERRPDVPLVVFPADGSESLAGDVIAAGADGYVPQADGVETLATRLEALLEGGDTASTTAASPPTHDSRSALPDPFTSLIDQSPLAIIEWSPDFDVVSWNPAATELFGYAESEAYGESGTDLIVPDDVRDEVFEHWERLLDGDFDGNTAWRTNENVRKDGTTITCEWVNMRLTGENADSGGSYGGSPRDDEIVGVISLVQDVTAERKRANALEALQETTRELMRAESAAEIAAIVTDATEHVIDNPLAALRFHDEETETLELAASSERLDDVTGDISSIDPSDQVLWDPFEDGEPFVVEDVPTERIPYDLEIDVGKSILYPMGDHGMLSVASVGGEDLDLAEIHLVHVLAATAEAALDRAARERELEQTKTIVETVGDCVYQLDTEGRFVAVNDTMSRTCGYARDELLGEHVSTVITDESVERGSRHAEELASEGGRNVATYEITLVDRDGERSPAEVNTALLRSDGEIEGLVGIARDIGDRKRMERELVERKAKIEGLHDVASRLEDCESRAEIYECTVDAAEEVLNFDLCVVDRVEDDTLVKAALSSTLEGEFYRPLDIDEGIAGRTYRTGETYRIGDITDDPDAEPRDDGLRSVLSAPVGDWGVFQAVSTTVGAFDREDEELAELLLSHVTDALDRLAFEEQLRAERDRFAALFENVPDAVVSARHEDGDAIVQSVNPAFERTFGYDEETLVGEPLDRFIVPADRADEAEALTRRGGNGEIAEAEVRRRTADGLRDFMMRIVPMNVDESSGYVFGLYTDITDQKQRQKRVEILNRVLRHDMRNGMNIIDGCAEMLAEAVDDDDVEYATTIQERAGELIGLAEKTRAVERVLERERATTGPIDLTDAVAEATARLEAAYPAVEVDCSAPDRTFARADASLQTAIYQVLENAVEHHDGATPSIEISVCDRTEDGMLSVSIADDGPGIPDEERELLQGEREITQLRHASGLGLWMATLVVGQSGGQLRFEPNEPRGTVVTLEVPRADAELAQPASDATATSD is encoded by the coding sequence ATGGAATCTGATACGCGGGTCGTCTACGTCTGCCCCGACGCGGCCGACGGAACCGGTCGGAAACTACGCGAGCACAGCGATCGGGTCACGACCGTCGGCACCGTCGCCGACTGTCTCGAGGCCCTCTCGAGTGCCGACTGCGTCGTGACGACCGACGGGCTCTCCGACGCCGACCCGGTCGAGTGCTGCCGGCGGATCCGGGAGCGCCGCCCCGACGTCCCCCTCGTCGTCTTCCCGGCCGACGGCAGCGAATCGCTGGCCGGCGACGTAATCGCCGCCGGCGCCGACGGCTACGTCCCGCAAGCCGACGGCGTCGAGACGCTCGCGACTCGTCTCGAGGCGCTCCTCGAAGGCGGGGATACCGCGTCGACGACCGCTGCAAGCCCGCCGACTCACGACTCGAGATCCGCCCTCCCGGATCCGTTCACGTCGCTCATCGATCAGTCGCCGCTCGCGATCATCGAGTGGTCGCCCGACTTCGACGTCGTGAGCTGGAATCCGGCGGCGACGGAACTGTTCGGCTACGCGGAATCGGAGGCCTACGGCGAGTCCGGTACCGATCTGATCGTCCCCGACGACGTTCGGGACGAGGTTTTCGAGCACTGGGAACGGCTGCTCGACGGCGATTTCGACGGAAACACCGCCTGGCGGACCAACGAGAACGTCCGCAAGGACGGGACGACGATCACCTGCGAGTGGGTCAACATGCGGTTGACCGGCGAGAACGCGGATTCTGGCGGGTCGTACGGCGGCTCGCCGCGCGACGACGAGATCGTCGGCGTAATCTCGCTCGTTCAGGACGTCACCGCCGAACGCAAGCGCGCAAACGCCCTCGAGGCGCTCCAGGAGACGACCCGGGAGTTGATGCGCGCCGAGTCGGCCGCGGAGATCGCCGCGATCGTGACCGACGCGACCGAACACGTCATCGACAACCCGCTCGCTGCACTCCGGTTTCACGACGAGGAGACGGAGACGCTCGAACTCGCCGCGAGCAGCGAGCGACTCGACGACGTCACGGGTGACATCTCTTCGATCGATCCGTCGGATCAGGTGCTCTGGGACCCCTTCGAGGACGGCGAGCCGTTCGTCGTCGAGGACGTCCCGACCGAGCGGATCCCCTACGACCTCGAAATCGACGTCGGCAAGTCGATTCTCTACCCGATGGGCGACCACGGGATGCTGTCGGTGGCGTCGGTTGGCGGCGAGGATCTCGATCTCGCCGAGATCCACCTCGTGCACGTGCTGGCCGCGACGGCCGAAGCCGCGCTCGATCGGGCGGCCCGCGAGCGCGAACTCGAGCAGACGAAGACGATCGTCGAGACGGTCGGCGACTGCGTCTATCAACTGGACACCGAGGGGCGGTTCGTCGCCGTCAACGATACGATGTCGAGGACGTGTGGCTACGCTCGCGACGAGCTTCTCGGGGAGCACGTCTCGACGGTCATCACCGATGAGAGCGTCGAACGCGGCTCCCGCCACGCGGAGGAGCTGGCGAGCGAGGGCGGACGAAACGTCGCGACCTACGAAATCACGCTGGTCGACCGCGACGGCGAACGGTCCCCGGCCGAGGTCAACACGGCGCTGTTGCGTTCGGACGGCGAGATCGAGGGGCTGGTCGGGATCGCTCGCGACATCGGCGACCGCAAGCGGATGGAGCGGGAACTCGTCGAACGGAAGGCGAAGATCGAGGGCCTCCACGACGTGGCGTCCCGGCTCGAGGACTGCGAGAGCCGCGCCGAGATCTACGAGTGTACCGTCGATGCCGCCGAGGAGGTTCTCAACTTCGATCTCTGCGTCGTCGACCGCGTCGAGGACGACACGCTCGTCAAAGCCGCCCTCTCCTCGACGCTCGAGGGCGAGTTCTATCGACCGCTGGATATCGACGAGGGGATCGCCGGCCGGACCTACCGGACGGGCGAAACCTACCGGATCGGCGACATTACCGACGACCCCGACGCCGAGCCGCGGGACGACGGGTTGCGCTCGGTGTTGTCCGCGCCGGTCGGCGACTGGGGCGTCTTTCAGGCGGTCTCGACGACGGTCGGCGCCTTCGACCGCGAGGACGAGGAACTGGCCGAACTCCTGTTGTCCCACGTCACCGACGCGCTCGATCGGCTCGCCTTCGAGGAACAGCTCCGGGCCGAACGCGACCGGTTCGCCGCGTTGTTCGAGAACGTCCCCGACGCGGTGGTCAGCGCGCGCCACGAGGACGGCGACGCGATCGTCCAGTCGGTCAACCCCGCCTTCGAGCGCACCTTCGGCTACGACGAGGAGACCCTCGTCGGCGAACCGCTCGATCGGTTCATCGTTCCCGCCGACCGCGCCGACGAAGCCGAGGCGCTCACCCGCCGCGGCGGCAACGGCGAGATCGCCGAGGCCGAGGTCAGGCGGCGGACGGCCGACGGCTTGCGCGATTTCATGATGCGGATCGTCCCCATGAACGTGGACGAATCGTCCGGCTACGTCTTCGGGCTCTACACCGACATCACTGACCAGAAGCAGCGCCAGAAACGCGTCGAGATCCTCAATCGCGTGCTGCGCCACGACATGCGCAACGGGATGAACATCATCGACGGCTGCGCGGAGATGCTCGCCGAAGCCGTCGACGACGACGACGTCGAGTACGCGACGACCATCCAGGAGCGGGCCGGCGAACTCATCGGCCTCGCAGAGAAGACCCGCGCCGTCGAACGGGTCCTCGAGCGCGAACGGGCCACGACGGGGCCGATCGACCTCACCGACGCCGTCGCGGAAGCGACGGCCCGACTCGAGGCCGCCTATCCGGCCGTCGAGGTCGACTGCTCGGCTCCCGACCGGACGTTCGCCCGCGCCGACGCGTCGCTCCAGACGGCGATCTACCAGGTGCTCGAGAACGCGGTCGAACACCACGACGGCGCGACGCCGTCGATCGAAATCTCGGTGTGCGATCGGACCGAGGACGGAATGCTGTCGGTGTCCATCGCCGACGACGGCCCCGGAATACCCGACGAAGAACGCGAACTACTGCAAGGCGAGCGGGAGATCACGCAACTGCGCCACGCCAGCGGCCTCGGCCTCTGGATGGCCACGCTCGTCGTCGGCCAGTCCGGCGGTCAGTTGCGCTTCGAACCCAACGAGCCGCGGGGAACCGTGGTCACGCTCGAGGTGCCCCGGGCCGACGCCGAGTTAGCCCAACCGGCGAGCGACGCGACGGCGACCAGCGACTGA
- a CDS encoding archaeosine biosynthesis radical SAM protein RaSEA gives MSKPSPEVYEQGKGMDAHNQAMREIRSRKEASYDPHEPTRVWLDEDNTPDGVKTSLTIILNTGGCRWARAGGCTMCGYVAESVDGGSVSHEALLDQIDVCLAHEDENADDPADLIKIYTSGSFLDEREVGAETRRAIADTFADRERIVVESLPDFVDREKIANFTDHGIDTDVAIGLETATDRVRHDCVNKYFDFADFEDACAAAAAADDDAGSTAEAGIKAYLLMKPPFLTESEAVADMIASIERCADVAGCHTVSMNPCNVQRYTMVDELYFNDGYRPPWLWSVAHVLEETADVDAIVVSDPVGHGSDRGPHNCTECDDLVQKAIKDFDLRQDPSVFEQVSCECELTWETVMERERSFNQPLTR, from the coding sequence ATGAGTAAACCGAGCCCCGAGGTCTACGAGCAGGGCAAGGGCATGGACGCCCACAATCAGGCGATGCGGGAGATCCGCTCGCGCAAGGAGGCGAGTTACGACCCCCACGAGCCCACCCGCGTCTGGCTCGACGAGGACAACACGCCCGACGGCGTCAAGACGAGCCTGACGATCATTCTCAACACCGGCGGCTGCCGGTGGGCCCGCGCCGGCGGCTGTACGATGTGCGGCTACGTCGCCGAGAGCGTCGACGGCGGCTCCGTGAGCCATGAAGCCCTGCTGGACCAGATCGACGTCTGCCTCGCACACGAGGACGAAAACGCGGACGACCCCGCCGACCTGATCAAGATCTACACGTCCGGCTCCTTCCTCGACGAGCGCGAGGTCGGCGCCGAGACCCGCCGGGCGATCGCCGACACCTTCGCCGACCGCGAGCGCATCGTCGTCGAGTCGCTGCCGGACTTCGTCGACCGCGAGAAAATCGCCAACTTCACCGACCACGGGATCGACACGGACGTCGCGATCGGCCTCGAGACGGCAACGGACCGCGTCCGGCACGACTGCGTGAACAAGTACTTCGACTTCGCGGACTTCGAGGACGCCTGCGCGGCGGCCGCCGCTGCCGACGACGACGCTGGCAGTACCGCCGAGGCGGGGATCAAGGCCTACCTGCTGATGAAGCCGCCCTTCCTCACGGAGTCGGAAGCCGTCGCGGACATGATCGCCTCGATCGAGCGCTGTGCCGACGTCGCGGGCTGTCACACCGTCTCGATGAATCCCTGTAACGTCCAGCGCTACACGATGGTCGACGAACTCTATTTCAACGACGGCTACCGCCCGCCGTGGCTCTGGTCGGTCGCCCACGTGCTCGAGGAGACCGCGGACGTCGACGCCATCGTCGTCTCGGACCCCGTCGGTCACGGCTCCGATCGCGGGCCCCACAACTGCACGGAGTGCGACGATCTGGTGCAAAAGGCGATCAAGGACTTCGACCTTCGGCAGGACCCCTCGGTGTTCGAGCAGGTCTCCTGCGAGTGCGAACTGACCTGGGAAACCGTGATGGAACGCGAGCGGAGCTTCAATCAACCGCTGACGCGCTGA
- a CDS encoding HalOD1 output domain-containing protein — MCESEISVSLSNETPSLELIEQVASLEETDPMALPPLYDAIDPEALDSLCRSSASDGAMTEPTVHFTYCGYDVRVGAAGDVAVSE, encoded by the coding sequence ATGTGTGAATCTGAGATCTCCGTGTCGCTATCGAACGAGACGCCGAGTTTGGAGCTCATCGAACAGGTCGCTTCGCTCGAGGAAACCGATCCGATGGCGTTACCCCCGCTGTACGACGCCATCGATCCCGAAGCGTTGGACTCGCTCTGTCGCTCGTCGGCTTCCGACGGCGCGATGACCGAACCGACGGTCCACTTCACGTACTGCGGATACGACGTTCGCGTCGGCGCGGCCGGCGACGTCGCGGTCTCCGAGTGA